AGAGCCAAGTAAGACTCGAACCGGACTCCTACCCTTTATCTGGCCCCGGTTCCGTCCAACTAATCGAAGGAGTTCTCAGAAATTTTCATCATTTGCGCTATTCGTCCGGGAAATTTTCACGATATGGGCAAATTGTTTTTCAGGATATGCGCGAATTTAACCTGTAATATATTGAAAAATATAGACGCGGTTTTTCATCTTATAAAAGATCCGACACGTAGCTTCCTTCTCATTTAGCAGCAGAGAGATCTCGGAAGGGTGTTGGTGGGTATTTGCCTTAAGGCTGCACCGACCCGATCTGCTGCAGGAGTTCGGCAGGGTTGCTCGTCGGCGTCATGCAGGTAAGTTCCTGACAGACGTAGGCGGTGGCCCGGCCGCCAACGGCTACTTTCCCTCGCACCAACGGAATGATCCGCGCTACTTTCTCCTGTTCCTGCCCCTCCCGGACAACCGATAGCACCCTGTTTGGGACGAACCTGCCGCGGAACGCAGAGAGAAGGGGCGTCGCCTCGTCCCTTCCCGCCCCCTGCGGGATGACAACAACGACCTGCTTTGGTCTGTCGATAAGGAAATCAAGCGCGAGCAGCATCTCGGAGAGCGAGATCGGGTTGTTCTTCAGCGTGGGCGCCGCGTAACGGAACGCATTCTCTGCCTGAGTACGGTACTGCGGATCCGTCGTGAATACATGGAGCCGGAGAAGGTTCAGGACGGCAACCGATGTTCCGGCAGGCTCCGCGCCGTCGTACATCGGCTTTTCCCGTACGAGAAGTTCCTCATGTCCGTCTCCCGTCAGGAAGTATCCGCCGCATGCCTTGTCCTCAAAGCGGTCACTGAGGATGGCGTTCATCGCAACGGCTTCTTCGAGCCAAGCCAAATCGGCGGAGGCTTCGTACAGATCCAGGAAGCCCGCGACGAGAAACGCGTGATCCTCCAGGAGGCCGGGGTGCCTTGCCTCTCCGTCCTTCCATGTCCGGTAAAGCCGCCCGCCTTGGAAGGCGTGTTCCAGAAGGAACCGTGCAGCCTGGCACGCCCGTTCGACGTACCCGGGATCATCCAGGACGAGCCCAGCGCGGGCGTACGCAGAGATCGCCAATCCGTTCCATGCGGTCAGGATCTTCTCGTCCCTTATCGGGCCTGGCCGGAGACTTCTTGTGCGGTAGAGGAGATCTTTCGCTTCCGAGATGATGGCGTCCAGTTCTGCTTCCGGAAGCCCGAGTGCCCGTGCTACGACGTTCGGGGAGGTCGGCACGTGGAGAATCGATCGACCCTCGAAATTTCCGCCTTCGGTCACACCGTAATATTTGGCGACGATCCGTGCACGCTCCGGGCCCAGGACTTCCTCGATCTCTTCCGGGGTCCAGGTGAAGAAAGTCCCCTCTTCCCGGCGACCGCCTTCGCCGGGACTGTCCGCATCTGTTGCGGAGTAGAACGCCCCTCCCGGTGCCGTCATGTCCCGCTCGATGAAACGCAACGTCTCCCGTGCGACCCGGGCGAAATCCTTCCTGCCGGTCGCCTGGTAGCCTTCCAGGTAGGCGGTGACGAGGAGAGCGTTATCGTAGAGCATCTTCTCGAAGTGGGGGATAAGCCACTTTTCGTCCGTGGAGTACCGGTGGAATCCTCCACCTACGTGGTC
This region of Candidatus Deferrimicrobium sp. genomic DNA includes:
- a CDS encoding thioredoxin domain-containing protein produces the protein MERLPSYIPPPGVSRVDPELLDRLAQALRIRGEGYRPRTRHLGPNGWAKYTNRLFLETSPYLLQHAHNPVDWYPWEDEAFEQARRLRRPVFLSIGYSTCHWCHVMEEESFEDEEIARFLNEKYIAVKVDREERPDVDAIYMKAVQGFSGAGGWPLNVWLTPERKPFFGGTYFPPRIGRFGKGSGFLEILQALSDSYISKALEVEEICGKAAVFIRQALSPEGGDDLPTAEALTDAARFYLDHFDPVNGGMASAPKFPSQLPVRFLLRFHRRTGDGSYLDMARRTLEGMAAGGIYDHVGGGFHRYSTDEKWLIPHFEKMLYDNALLVTAYLEGYQATGRKDFARVARETLRFIERDMTAPGGAFYSATDADSPGEGGRREEGTFFTWTPEEIEEVLGPERARIVAKYYGVTEGGNFEGRSILHVPTSPNVVARALGLPEAELDAIISEAKDLLYRTRSLRPGPIRDEKILTAWNGLAISAYARAGLVLDDPGYVERACQAARFLLEHAFQGGRLYRTWKDGEARHPGLLEDHAFLVAGFLDLYEASADLAWLEEAVAMNAILSDRFEDKACGGYFLTGDGHEELLVREKPMYDGAEPAGTSVAVLNLLRLHVFTTDPQYRTQAENAFRYAAPTLKNNPISLSEMLLALDFLIDRPKQVVVVIPQGAGRDEATPLLSAFRGRFVPNRVLSVVREGQEQEKVARIIPLVRGKVAVGGRATAYVCQELTCMTPTSNPAELLQQIGSVQP